In Aminivibrio pyruvatiphilus, one DNA window encodes the following:
- the cdaA gene encoding diadenylate cyclase CdaA — protein sequence MLDFFRWQDAIDIIVISIIVHRLLLLIVGTRAMQLVKGLLIMGALAAAARIFDLRTLSWFLGKVLGVLVIAIPIVFQPELRKMLEELGRGGSLWQRKKTGKKAELLSHEVARAISYLKGQKIGALIVLERNTGLKDFWRTAIKLNADITQELLISIFWEGNPLHDGAVIIDRDNIVAASCYLPLTENSDLSRWIGTRHRAALGVTEVSDAIALVVSEERGEVSLAINGHLSKNLKEAQVQKLLLHYFGGEDEENKSLLDRLQEDIRTLWS from the coding sequence ATGCTTGATTTTTTCCGGTGGCAGGACGCCATCGATATAATAGTCATTTCCATAATCGTCCACAGGCTGCTCCTGCTGATCGTCGGCACGAGGGCGATGCAGCTCGTCAAAGGGCTTCTCATCATGGGGGCCCTCGCTGCCGCTGCCCGGATATTCGACCTCCGGACCCTCTCGTGGTTTCTTGGAAAGGTCCTTGGTGTGCTGGTCATTGCCATTCCAATCGTTTTTCAGCCCGAGCTGCGGAAAATGCTCGAGGAGCTGGGAAGGGGCGGAAGTCTCTGGCAGAGGAAGAAAACAGGAAAGAAGGCCGAACTCCTGAGCCACGAGGTCGCCCGGGCCATCAGCTATCTCAAGGGGCAGAAAATCGGCGCCCTCATCGTTCTTGAACGAAACACCGGCCTGAAGGATTTCTGGAGAACGGCTATCAAGCTGAACGCCGATATCACCCAGGAACTCCTTATCTCCATATTTTGGGAGGGAAACCCCCTCCACGACGGAGCCGTCATCATTGACAGGGACAATATCGTCGCCGCGAGCTGCTACCTTCCCCTCACCGAGAATTCCGACCTTTCGAGGTGGATCGGCACCCGTCACAGGGCAGCTCTTGGTGTCACCGAGGTATCCGATGCCATCGCCCTTGTGGTTTCCGAAGAGAGAGGGGAAGTCTCCCTGGCGATCAACGGCCACCTTTCCAAAAACCTCAAGGAAGCCCAGGTGCAGAAGCTGCTGCTCCATTACTTCGGCGGTGAAGACGAGGAGAACAAGTCCCTTCTCGACAGGCTGCAGGAAGACATCCGGACTCTCTGGTCCTGA
- a CDS encoding alanine/ornithine racemase family PLP-dependent enzyme, with translation MSELWPRLIVNAKTIEENARRVVQKCAAAGISVSGVTKGMCAHEDIVRAMVAGGCSELADSRVGNLATLKALNTGLPLLLLRIPMLSELHLVVSRADCSLVSTAETVVGLEKACAASGLSHEVIVMVDLGDLREGVWMDDTGRIAEILKCSPRVRCRGVGVNFGCYGGTLPTGEKLLQLIRIGKELEREVGYPLSVFSGGSTSSLLLLERGEIPPGINSLRIGEGILLGEDVTSMRSIPWLLRRTMWLEAELVEVRKKPSVPVGPVGADAFGGRPVFEDRGTRMRAIAAVGRQDVRIEGLVPELEGVIILGASSDHLILDVEDAAVPLAQGDKLKFFPDYGAMLALATSPYVPFEVV, from the coding sequence ATGAGCGAACTCTGGCCCCGTCTCATCGTAAACGCGAAGACGATAGAAGAAAACGCCCGCAGGGTTGTGCAGAAATGCGCCGCGGCGGGAATATCCGTCTCTGGAGTCACCAAGGGAATGTGCGCCCACGAGGACATCGTCCGGGCCATGGTGGCGGGCGGATGTTCCGAGCTCGCCGACAGCCGGGTGGGCAACCTGGCAACCCTGAAGGCCCTGAACACCGGTCTGCCCCTTCTTCTTCTCCGCATCCCCATGCTCAGCGAACTGCACCTTGTTGTTTCCCGGGCTGACTGTTCCCTTGTCAGCACTGCCGAAACGGTGGTCGGGCTGGAAAAAGCCTGTGCCGCTTCGGGGCTGAGCCACGAAGTGATCGTCATGGTGGACCTCGGCGATCTCCGGGAAGGCGTGTGGATGGACGATACGGGCAGAATCGCCGAAATCCTTAAGTGTTCCCCGAGGGTCCGCTGCAGGGGTGTGGGCGTCAATTTCGGATGCTACGGAGGCACCCTCCCGACAGGGGAGAAGCTCCTGCAGCTGATACGCATCGGAAAGGAACTGGAGCGGGAGGTCGGATACCCCCTTTCCGTCTTCTCCGGAGGGTCCACTTCCTCTCTCCTGCTCCTGGAGCGGGGAGAGATTCCTCCGGGCATAAACAGCCTGAGGATCGGCGAGGGTATCCTTCTCGGCGAGGATGTTACGTCTATGAGGTCCATTCCCTGGCTCCTCCGGAGGACCATGTGGCTTGAGGCGGAACTGGTGGAGGTGCGAAAGAAGCCGTCGGTTCCCGTGGGCCCCGTAGGGGCCGATGCCTTCGGAGGCCGGCCGGTTTTCGAGGACAGGGGAACCCGCATGAGGGCCATTGCCGCCGTGGGAAGGCAGGACGTCCGGATCGAAGGGCTTGTGCCGGAGCTTGAGGGAGTTATTATTCTCGGCGCGTCCAGCGATCACCTGATCCTGGACGTGGAGGATGCCGCTGTGCCTCTCGCCCAGGGAGACAAGCTGAAGTTTTTTCCGGATTACGGCGCCATGCTGGCCCTGGCGACTTCCCCCTATGTTCCTTTCGAAGTGGTATAG
- a CDS encoding deoxyribonuclease IV: MALIGAHVSIAGGLEQAFARGEELSCEVMQIFTKNQLQWRSGPVSQGRAERFLRAWSGSSIRDVVVHASYLINLAATDATGEKSAAALEDEIERCDILGIEDLVLHPGSSRGNPAEDSLDLVARRLGTALARTSHKRVNILLETMSGQGNHLGADFRDFRRIFEALDWDPRLGMCLDTCHMFAAGHDFRTEPAYRRLIGQIDSAVGVERVRCWHFNDSSHPLGRRLDRHAHIGEGELGYTPFSLILGDPLWEHVPCILETPQTGAGYGGDIALLRKLRGG, from the coding sequence ATGGCCCTCATTGGAGCCCATGTTTCCATCGCCGGGGGACTGGAGCAGGCTTTTGCCAGGGGAGAGGAGCTTTCCTGCGAGGTCATGCAGATTTTTACAAAGAACCAGCTCCAATGGAGGAGCGGTCCCGTCTCCCAGGGGAGGGCAGAACGCTTCCTCCGGGCTTGGAGCGGAAGCTCCATCAGGGACGTGGTGGTCCACGCATCCTATCTCATCAATCTCGCTGCCACCGACGCTACGGGCGAGAAAAGCGCTGCGGCTCTCGAGGACGAGATAGAGCGGTGCGACATCCTCGGCATCGAGGACCTGGTGCTCCATCCAGGGTCTTCCAGGGGCAACCCGGCGGAGGACTCCCTCGACCTTGTGGCCAGGCGGCTGGGAACGGCGCTCGCAAGGACATCCCACAAGAGGGTGAACATCCTGCTCGAAACCATGTCGGGCCAGGGAAACCACCTCGGAGCTGATTTCCGGGACTTCCGCCGCATATTCGAGGCGCTTGACTGGGATCCCAGGCTTGGGATGTGTCTCGACACCTGCCACATGTTCGCCGCAGGCCACGATTTCAGAACCGAGCCCGCCTACCGCCGTCTGATCGGGCAGATCGATTCGGCGGTGGGAGTGGAGAGAGTCCGCTGCTGGCATTTCAACGACAGCTCCCACCCCCTTGGCAGAAGGCTTGACCGCCATGCTCACATCGGCGAGGGCGAACTGGGGTATACCCCGTTTTCCCTGATTCTCGGGGACCCCTTGTGGGAGCATGTTCCCTGTATTCTGGAAACCCCCCAGACCGGCGCCGGTTACGGGGGGGACATCGCCCTTCTTCGAAAACTGAGAGGAGGATAA
- a CDS encoding NUDIX hydrolase, which yields MKGSWNDAREWKDRITVVFSPPADPPWENVVTDAPGKSAVLVPFFAGPGGPELLFLRRSAKLRHHAGEICFPGGMREQGDFGPVSTALRETAEETGIQPDCVETLGILAPEYAVVSGVAVLPVVGMVTRFKPEDLDLSSGETEGACFAGVDLFPDVPVTKTVEVRGTLHEYPEYRLENGWIIWGVTARILRRVLESLKGGIC from the coding sequence ATGAAAGGCTCCTGGAACGACGCCCGGGAATGGAAAGACCGCATCACCGTGGTTTTCTCACCTCCCGCGGATCCCCCGTGGGAAAACGTGGTCACTGACGCCCCCGGAAAGAGCGCCGTACTCGTTCCTTTTTTTGCCGGCCCGGGGGGGCCTGAGCTTCTCTTTCTCCGGCGCTCGGCCAAGCTGCGGCACCATGCGGGAGAAATCTGCTTCCCGGGGGGCATGAGGGAGCAGGGAGATTTCGGCCCCGTCTCCACGGCTCTCAGGGAGACGGCGGAAGAAACGGGCATTCAGCCGGATTGCGTGGAAACCCTCGGTATCCTGGCCCCCGAATACGCCGTTGTTTCCGGTGTGGCAGTGCTTCCCGTGGTGGGCATGGTCACCCGGTTCAAACCGGAGGATCTCGACCTCTCCTCAGGAGAGACCGAGGGCGCCTGCTTCGCAGGCGTAGACCTCTTTCCGGACGTCCCCGTGACGAAGACCGTTGAAGTCCGGGGAACACTGCATGAATACCCGGAATACCGCCTCGAAAACGGCTGGATTATCTGGGGCGTTACCGCCCGGATACTCCGCCGCGTTCTCGAGAGTCTGAAAGGCGGGATATGCTGA